From Aerosticca soli, a single genomic window includes:
- a CDS encoding LysR substrate-binding domain-containing protein has translation MPGPTLAAWMRVKGDASVQDLNDIYYFVRVVELGTFTAASKALGVAKSQLSFRIARLEEDLGIRLIQRTTRRLHVSEVGLLYYQQCLKILAAAQEAQRVVEQVQATPRGRIRIGCPVLFEQLLLAPLLVGFLECYPEVQIEIDICGHQADVVAQGFDIAFRVRQTVRDSSLVVRSFGMDRHILVASPRLLEGLPTPQQPKDLARLPSVDVLESEGRHFWTLLGPDGSSSMVEHHPRLTTDDLHALLEAAIGGIGVAELPDWMCRPALADGRLVSVLDSYLLPPGNVHAVYPSRHGQTAAVRCLIDYVAAELPRRLRALQGVDEESAFATTVGVE, from the coding sequence GTGCCGGGCCCTACCCTCGCCGCATGGATGCGCGTCAAGGGGGATGCGTCGGTGCAGGATCTCAACGACATCTACTACTTCGTCCGCGTGGTCGAGCTCGGTACGTTCACCGCAGCGAGCAAGGCCTTGGGCGTGGCCAAGTCGCAGCTCAGCTTCCGCATCGCACGGCTGGAGGAAGACCTGGGCATACGCCTGATCCAGCGCACCACGCGGCGCCTGCATGTCAGCGAGGTCGGCCTGCTCTATTACCAGCAATGCCTGAAGATCCTCGCCGCCGCGCAGGAGGCGCAGCGCGTGGTCGAGCAGGTCCAGGCCACGCCGCGTGGACGCATCCGCATCGGCTGTCCGGTGCTGTTCGAGCAGCTGCTGCTCGCGCCCCTGCTGGTCGGTTTCCTCGAGTGTTACCCCGAAGTGCAGATCGAGATCGACATCTGCGGCCACCAGGCCGACGTCGTGGCGCAGGGCTTCGACATCGCTTTTCGCGTACGCCAGACGGTGCGCGACTCGAGCCTGGTGGTGCGCAGCTTCGGCATGGACCGGCACATCCTGGTGGCCAGCCCGCGTCTGCTCGAGGGGCTGCCGACGCCGCAGCAGCCCAAGGACCTGGCCCGGCTGCCCAGCGTGGATGTGCTCGAAAGCGAGGGCCGGCATTTCTGGACCCTGCTCGGCCCGGACGGCAGTTCGAGTATGGTGGAACACCATCCGCGCCTGACCACCGACGATCTGCACGCCCTGCTCGAGGCCGCCATCGGCGGCATCGGCGTGGCGGAACTGCCCGATTGGATGTGCCGCCCGGCGCTCGCCGACGGGCGTCTGGTAAGCGTGCTCGACTCGTACCTACTGCCACCCGGCAACGTGCATGCGGTCTATCCCTCGCGGCATGGCCAGACCGCCGCGGTGCGCTGCCTCATCGACTACGTCGCCGCCGAGCTGCCGCGCAGGTTGCGCGCCCTGCAGGGCGTCGACGAGGAATCGGCCTTCGCCACCACGGTCGGCGTCGAGTAA
- the hrpB gene encoding ATP-dependent helicase HrpB, with the protein MSEPSAFPIAPLLPEVRATLATSSRLVLEAPPGAGKTTQVPLALLNEPWLAGRRIIVLEPRRLAARAAATFMAEALGEPVGATVGYRVRFETRTCADTRIEVVTEGILTRLLQDDPELTGIGAILFDEFHERALAADLGLALALDVQATLRPDLRLVLMSATLEGERLSRWFAAPRLSSAGRAFPVHIVHPPARTQEPLEQQLVRVVRQALAEHPGDVLVFLPGRREIARVRALLERALAASAAAVECVALHGDLSLAEQALALAPAAPGMRRVVLSTNLAESSLTLPGIRVVVDSGLARELRFDPGSGFSRLETVTISQAAADQRAGRAGRIAPGVAYRLWPQSRRLEAARMPQMLQAELSGLALELAAWGVTGAVDGLRWLDPPPPGALAQARELLRTLGALDLDGRITALGRRMLELGAPPRLAAAVLAAPPERHALVADLLAVLEARSPLRGEAAGSDDLRLRLTALHAWRDRGGAGMPVPADGAALAAIEQAAKGWRRRLGARGAASGIPDSHALGELLAPAFPDRIARRDDHDPRRYTLANGRGARLAERSALAGEAWLVVTELKPAPGDSLILQAVPLDPQVLEERHAGRFTHVRTARWHAERATVEAFEERRFGAIVLARRNVPVAADDARAALLDAVRERGLELLPWDEAAMRLRRRVAALRAWMPELGLPQMSDAALLDGLETWLAPRLAGHTRLGTLAGADLLQALDALLDPQQRRALGTHAPEAIRVPSGQTRRLDYGERADEEGPVLAVKLQELFGLTATPRVAAGRIPVTLHLLSPAGRPIQVTRDLEGFWRRTYPEVKKELKGRYPRHPWPDDPLTAAPTHRAKPRGA; encoded by the coding sequence ATGAGCGAGCCTTCTGCGTTCCCGATCGCGCCGCTGCTGCCCGAGGTGCGGGCGACGCTGGCGACGTCGTCCCGGCTGGTGCTGGAGGCGCCGCCCGGTGCCGGCAAGACCACCCAGGTGCCGCTGGCGTTGCTAAACGAGCCTTGGCTGGCCGGCCGCCGCATCATCGTCCTCGAGCCGCGCCGGCTGGCCGCGCGCGCGGCGGCCACCTTCATGGCCGAGGCGCTCGGCGAGCCGGTGGGCGCTACGGTCGGTTATCGCGTGCGTTTCGAAACGCGCACCTGCGCTGACACCCGCATCGAGGTGGTCACCGAGGGCATCCTGACCCGCCTGCTGCAGGACGACCCGGAACTCACCGGCATCGGCGCGATCCTGTTCGACGAGTTCCACGAGCGCGCGCTCGCCGCCGATCTCGGGCTCGCGCTTGCGCTGGACGTGCAGGCGACCTTGCGTCCCGACCTGCGCCTGGTGCTGATGTCGGCCACCCTCGAAGGCGAGCGTCTGTCGCGCTGGTTCGCGGCGCCCCGCCTGAGCAGCGCCGGCCGCGCCTTTCCGGTGCACATCGTGCATCCACCCGCGCGCACGCAGGAGCCGCTCGAGCAGCAGCTGGTGCGGGTGGTGCGCCAGGCGCTCGCCGAGCATCCCGGCGACGTGCTGGTGTTCCTGCCCGGCCGGCGCGAGATCGCCCGCGTCCGGGCCCTGCTCGAGCGCGCGCTCGCCGCTTCGGCGGCCGCGGTCGAGTGCGTGGCCTTGCATGGCGATCTCTCGCTCGCCGAACAGGCCTTGGCACTGGCGCCGGCGGCACCCGGCATGCGCCGCGTGGTGCTCTCCACCAACCTCGCCGAGTCCAGCCTCACCTTGCCCGGCATCCGCGTGGTGGTCGACAGCGGACTCGCGCGCGAGCTGCGTTTCGACCCCGGCAGCGGTTTCAGCCGCCTGGAGACGGTGACGATCTCGCAGGCCGCCGCCGACCAGCGCGCCGGGCGGGCCGGCCGGATTGCGCCGGGCGTTGCTTATCGGTTGTGGCCGCAGAGCCGCCGGCTGGAGGCCGCGCGCATGCCGCAGATGCTGCAGGCCGAACTTTCCGGCCTCGCGCTGGAGCTGGCCGCCTGGGGCGTCACCGGCGCGGTCGATGGCCTGCGCTGGCTCGACCCGCCGCCACCCGGCGCCCTGGCGCAGGCGCGCGAGCTGCTGCGCACCCTCGGCGCGCTCGATCTCGACGGCCGCATCACCGCACTCGGTCGGCGCATGCTGGAGCTGGGCGCGCCGCCGCGGCTGGCCGCGGCCGTGCTCGCCGCGCCGCCAGAGCGCCACGCGCTCGTCGCCGATCTGCTCGCCGTGCTGGAGGCGCGCTCGCCGCTGCGGGGCGAGGCCGCCGGCAGCGACGACCTGCGCCTGCGGCTGACCGCATTGCACGCCTGGCGCGACCGTGGCGGCGCCGGCATGCCGGTACCGGCGGACGGCGCGGCGCTGGCCGCCATCGAGCAGGCGGCCAAGGGCTGGCGTCGCCGGCTCGGTGCACGCGGGGCGGCGAGCGGGATTCCGGACAGCCACGCGCTCGGCGAGCTGCTCGCGCCGGCCTTCCCCGACCGCATCGCGCGCCGCGACGACCACGATCCGCGGCGCTACACGCTCGCCAACGGCCGCGGCGCCCGCCTCGCCGAGCGCAGCGCGCTGGCCGGCGAAGCCTGGCTGGTGGTGACCGAACTCAAACCGGCGCCGGGCGACAGCTTGATCCTCCAGGCGGTGCCGCTGGACCCGCAGGTGCTGGAAGAGCGCCACGCCGGGCGTTTCACCCACGTGCGCACGGCACGCTGGCATGCCGAGCGCGCGACGGTGGAAGCCTTCGAGGAGCGGCGCTTCGGCGCCATCGTGCTCGCCCGGCGCAACGTGCCGGTCGCCGCCGACGATGCCCGCGCGGCGCTGCTCGATGCCGTCCGCGAACGCGGGCTGGAGCTGCTGCCCTGGGACGAGGCCGCCATGCGCCTGCGCCGGCGGGTCGCGGCGCTGCGCGCCTGGATGCCCGAGCTCGGCCTGCCGCAGATGAGCGACGCCGCGCTGCTCGATGGCCTCGAGACCTGGCTCGCGCCCCGCCTTGCCGGTCATACCCGGCTCGGCACGCTCGCCGGCGCGGATCTGCTGCAGGCGCTTGATGCTTTGCTCGATCCGCAGCAGCGCCGCGCCTTGGGCACCCATGCACCCGAAGCGATCCGGGTGCCGAGCGGACAGACCCGCCGGCTCGACTACGGCGAGCGGGCGGACGAGGAGGGGCCGGTGCTCGCGGTCAAGCTGCAGGAGTTGTTCGGTCTCACCGCCACCCCGCGCGTGGCCGCCGGGCGCATCCCGGTCACCTTGCACCTGTTGTCCCCGGCGGGGCGCCCGATCCAGGTCACCCGCGACCTCGAAGGTTTCTGGCGCCGTACCTACCCGGAAGTCAAAAAGGAACTCAAGGGACGCTATCCGCGCCATCCCTGGCCGGACGATCCCCTCACCGCCGCGCCCACGCATCGGGCCAAACCGCGCGGAGCCTGA